GAGATGAAAGATGAACCTTTTTGCATATTTTCTTCCTCATAGGCCCCCATCCTTTCAAGTCTGGGATCTACTTGCTTCATTGTGCTGTTAAATGTAACCTAGCAACAGGGTATTATACTGACAGTGTAACTTGGTTTTTAAGTTAAGCAGATCTGCTGATTTTAATGAAAATCCCATTTTAATATCTTGTTTTTTCTTCCATTCTCCGTTTAGTTTCTGCATGATATGGCTTCTTCCAGCATTCTTTGCATGGAACTATTAAGATATGTAATTTGTATTAAATAGCTGGTATAGTTTGCCGGAAGGTCACAATGTTTCAGATGTAAGTAATTATAAGTACTTCATGTTGCGGTGTCATAATTTGGAACACGCACACTTGGAGTTCCATTTCAAACCATAAATTGTTAAGTGGAAATTACTCATAATAAGACTGCAGAGTCTGCATTAATGCCTTCAACAATgttgggaaacctctggcccatgAGACCATTTCCCCACCTGCCCCGTACCTGATGccacatatgacatcaggtgtggaacAGGTAAAACACAGTTGCAGAGAAATAGTTGGAAGCCTTAAAATTCTCCTCTAAATATTCTTTGCCAGGCAAATTTTGTATGTGGTACCTTTTAAATGTTgccccaaaggcaagcctgctgGGATTTGTTCCACATGGCAGCTCCCAAACAGAGCTTCTGAGTGCAGTTGATCTATGCTGAAAGCAAGGTTTGCaggtgctgccaatcagtgtgttGAGTGACACCATCAAAATATGTGCCTTTGTCCATGCAATTGGAAATCAAACAATGTGGGCAAAAGAAAATGCTTCAACTAATGTCATAGTGATGTCAGGCAATTCTCATACATGCATGAAATGGATTTTTTGAACATATTGTGATAGTGTTGCATCTGCTAGCAGCCAATTTGTTTCTGATTCAAGGTTCTAGTTTGTAAAGTTGTAATCATTATATAtattccttacacacacacacacactgtgctgaTTGCTTCAAATTTTGTTTAGAAAGTAGGGATTAACTTGGTAATACAACTTGGAATCTTATTGCAGTTAAAGCCTTGATTGTATAAtgtgggtttttgtgttttgaaatgttatttaaaatacagtgtgtTCTTCTGGTTATTTATAGCTGGAAGCTAGCAGCTTTGTTGCTTGCTTCAGCATCAAATTGCACTGATACAGAAGATGAATTTCAGCAAATGTATGCTGGAAGGTCATCAAGCATCAGACTACATTTAGTTAAGTGGGAAGTTTACATAACCTCACATTGCTCTGCTAGCTTCAGTGGAAGTAGTGTAAGCTAGCCCTTGGCTTCTTCGGAAGGAAGAgtgagatataaatttaataataataaaattgcctGTATCTCCAATTTGTGAGTAACTGTGCTAGTGCACTTGCTTCAGATATGAGAGATGAATTGACCACCTCAGAACGTGTATTTCATATTGCCATGCCCTCACACAGTATGGCTTGGTGAATGGAGTTGTTGAAGATGTATCTGAGAGGTCTTCACTATCCTTAGCCTAACAACATTGTTGTGTGGTTAAAATAGGACAGTCCCATGCACAGCATCCTGTACTTTTTGAAAGAAGGGTAGGATATAGATCAGGGATTATTGCTAATAATTTGTTACATTGGTTTAGTTTTTGTGCTCATCAGATGTTGGATCTGAATAAAAGTACCATCTTTTTAATATCACTGCAATCTTTTCTTTTCAGTTCCTATTTGTACCATTGGTCCTGGGGATTATGTTTGTGTGTTATGAATCTGTAACATTTGGCTGACAATAGAAGTCTCTCTTACTGTACCTTGCCTGATCAAACTGTTCTGAAATGGGTAGGTAAGTATCTGAATGCTGTCGGGGTGAAAGGAATATGCTGAGTGCTTGATGGGGATGAAACAGACTTAAAAGTCTATTTGACTTTGGGCTCCCTTAATTTTGACACTTCCTGTACTATTTCTATTGATGAAGGTACAGTTGGAGACAAAACATCTCACATTGTTAacaagtacagtgctacctcaggttaagaacttaattcattctggaggtctgttcttagcctgaaactgttcttaacctgaagcaccactttagccaatggggcctgctgcgccgctgctgcgcgatttctgttctcatcctgaagcaaagttcttaacctgaggtactatttctgggttagcggagtctgtaacctgaagcgtctgtaacccgaggtacctctgtaaacTGTTACAGCTGAATACTGCACTATACAAGATACAAATAGGtacaaataatgaataaataacaaaAGGTGCTGAATTTCAATTGCTTGTTTTCAGCACTTGTGTCATGaagaaatataaaacacaaaaggaGCTCTGCTGAATACTAAAGGCCATTCTATtctagcactctgttctcacactggccaactagatgccaatGGGAATTCTGCAGTGAGTACTTGAAATTGACTTAAATGGAAAGGACTCACAGTGGCATTGCATATAAATTGGAAAAGTGGGTAAATGGTGTTTGGAAataacagcacatataaaaattatttttaatatattttaccaGGTTTGTCATCTACTTAACgctttaaaaatgaattgataagaTATGCATTTGAGAGATTGTGATAAAGGAAAAGTGTTCTTTGAAAAAATGTTGCACACCTGTAGCAAGCAGCATCATAAAGGAAGCATTGCCCTTTCTCACACAAGAAGAATGGTGGTACTTGCTTCCAcaatttaaaaagtaattttattCAAACTGAAATGAAAAGCTGCTACTTGATTAAATTGGGGCATCTTTTAGTAAATCAAAATGCATTTAATTGCTTAAATTAATCTAACTGATGAATGAATTGAAGATTCCATCTCTAATTACTGCAACTCTATGCCATAAATGTAGTACCCCTCATGTTGTAGTCCTGGAGTCTGAGATATGAGGATTTTGGCTTGCCCTAGGGTCATCTAATAAACTCTGCTTGACTTACAGCAGAAACTACAGTACACAAACTCTTGAATATAGCAGTGTATTAGAAGGCTACACtgtgggagctgaaatttctgaCCACATATACACTTTTGTGTGACTAAGCCATATCCCCTGATCATCTCTTCTTCCTCCCAGCAGTCTCCACCCTTGTGGCTTCACTCCTCTGTCCCCAGGCAGCTACTTGTGTTCATAGCAGTATTGGGGGCTATGCAGACTTAGCTTGCATTTACTCATCTACTTAAGCATATCTATGCTCTTAATATTGGATTGTTGCTTTAGTGTCAATAGTGATGATATTGATGTTTTAGAATTACTGTAATTGAGCATCGTGACTGCGATAGGAGGACAAGGTATACATCTTCTAAATACATACAAAGTGTAGGGAAGCATTTTAAATCTAGGAATTAAGAGTTAGTAATGTAACTTTTGGAGTCTTCCTTCAGTTCTTGAAACTGCAGAATCATCTATTTGAAGAGTTTACAATCTACTTAAATTCACCATGAAATATTTTCTGGCTTAGAACATTTGGGATCCAGTGACTGGATCCTTTGTGTGTCAGTGAGTGTACTATAGTAAGGCACCTTTTCAGACAGGCTAtctttttgttttctaaattTCAGGATCAGTGTTTCTTGTCTGTTTCCTGCTTCTTGGCACTTCAGCATTTCCCCAGTAGGGTGTCCACGAATATTGAACACCACGTTACGGCAGATTATTGTCATTGGGTTGCTCGCTGCTGCGTTTTTCCTGCTGTACTATTCTGTTGTAAAATATGGCTACAGGGACAAAAAGCTGCACAGGTAAGAACATCCTGtaagacaaaaatatatattccaaAAGTGTTTGTTCACATCTGAGACCAACACAAGTAacagttgtttttgcttttaaatgtgcttcTAAGTCCCTATAAATTGAATGCAAGTTGCAGTGAGATCTTATGCTTGTTGACTCTTTAAGCTCAGTCCCACTGGTTTCAATGAAATTTGCTGCTAAACAACACTTTGATGCTCTCTTCCAGGTATCTTGCTCGAGTAACCGACACAGAAGCTACAGATACCAACAATCCCAAGTTGAACTATGGTATTATGGTGGACTGTGGTAGCAGTGGATCTAGGATCTTTGTGTATTGGTGGCCGAGGCACAATGGCAACCCACATGATTTGCTGGACATCAAACAAATGAGGGACAAAAACAGCAAACCAGTGGTTATGAAAATTAAACCAGGTATTGGAGAAAAGGCCATAACTCCCCGCCATAGCTTAGCAGCATGTCTTAAAAGGAATGGTAATTTATAAAAATGTAGCAGTTTCATTTTATTAAATGTCTCATTGTGTTTTATCCCTGTTTTACTTGGGATGATACATGCAGGCCAATTCTgcccatgtttacttggaagtcagtccataTAGCCAAGGGTTTTGATTTCATTCTAACCTCCTTCACCTCATTCCTGCAGACAGCTCTGCTTGCTATTGTAACATAAAAACAAAGAGTTGTTTCCCTGTGGTTTGAAATTCAGCACTGGTTGGCCTGTGCAGTAAACTGGAAGGTTATAACTTTAGAAAAACTCATTGAGGAAGGACCTATTGGTAGTTACGTCAGCTAACAGTGACTGTTTCATGGAAGCTACCTTGAGTATATataaaaaggtggtatataaatagaataaatagaaACATAAACATGTTATGTTTAGATTTTATTTGTTGTCAGACTCGATCTGTGGCATCTGTTCAGTGTCCTTATTTTTTATGTGAATAAATATGATCAAGTCATACTTTTCTTTTCATCAATGAACTGTGTTTATATGCAATATTTACTAAAAAAAATACTGCTGTAGCCTAAAATGCTAATATAGCATGTGAAATTATGCTATTTGGCATATTTATGAAATTTACAGGGAATACCCTTAGGCATTTTTACTCAGGCACAAGATGTTTAGTGAAACTTACTTccaatttgagggggggggggagaaaaaattggagaacacttaaaaaaaccacCTATGAAATGTCCTGTTTTCCAGAATGAGTGAAATGCTTTTAAGGATCTGGAATCTGTGGACCAGTTCTATTCAAAGTGCAAACTTCAGGATGCCATATTAAACTTCAAGCCGTATACTTTTCCTGACACATAAATTGAAAGATGCATCATTCAAGTACCTGTAATATGGCCTTTTCCCTGGCATTCAAACATACTGTGTATGCCTCCCTTCAAATAGATGGAATGATTATTTGACATCTTGGGCCCTTTCTGCTCCATTTGGTTGCATGGCTGTTATATGGACTCCAGTTATATATGCCTTTTATGCTCTAATAAAACATATTCCAAGGTCTATTATAATACAACCTTTGTAGCATGGGAGCCAAGGTGTTTTACCTTTTGCCTAGATAATGTTACTAATCTCAGCTCACATATCATGGGTTTTTTCAACAACAGTCTTGACCTTTCCAGAAACAGGcttttttaaaaccaataaatcACTTTTGTAGTAATGTTATGGCCACATGAATTATACTGGCTAGTAGATCCCTTTGCTCAGGCAGTATTTTGTCTTTAATTGGATTGGCATACTGAATGTTACCCAGAAAATTCACCAAAAAAGCAAACAGGTTATTCAGCTTCCAACTCTTACAATCAGAAACTCTTTGAAATAATAAGGGGTTTTTTGTATGTTGGACTCTCCCACTTTCTGCTGTATACATATATACTCATGTATTTCCATTGCTTTTTTTAGGCATTTCAGAATTTGCTACCTCTCCTGAAAAAGTCAGTGACTATATTTTCCCACTTCTGAGCTTTGCTGCTGCACATGTACCCCGTGCAAAACATAAAGAAACACCTCTGTATatcctttgtacagcagggatgagAATCTTACCAGAGAGGTGACTGAATATCTTTTTTTTCTATTACAGTTTAATACAGAGAATTGAGTATCTTAGGGGTCTATttgtattttaaacatatttggaATCTTGCAGCCAGCAAAAGGCAATACTAGAAGACCTGCTAACTGATATCCCAGTGCATTTTGATTTTCTGTTTTCGGACTCGCATGCTGAGGTTATTTCAGGAAAGCAAGAAGGTAAGGAACTGCTTTTGAAAAAGACAAGTTTGAAACCACATTCACTAGACTGATGGAATGTCTGTCCAGGGAGCAGGTCCCCTTCAGTGGGTGACAGAGAACTGCTACAAGAAACACAATTGTAAGAGATGCTGTGGATGACAACACAGAATGAGGAGAGCAATGTCCCTTTCCAGGATGTCTATATACCTAGTTAGCCCACAACCAGATTGTGTCGATACCAGGTCACTCCAATTTTAAGAAGCAAAAAACACAGGCAAATTGGAAGTTAATTTTGAAGGGGCAGGGGCTCCTTAGATTGCTACATTTCCTCTCtactataaatttaaaaaaatatccagggATGTAGCAGGGTTAGGGAGTTTGAGGGTGTTAgtttggtggttggttttttaGGTAGAATATATTTGGTGGGAAGGAGAATGAATAGATGAGAAGTCTTCCCTGCATGATATAAGAGTAAAATCAGCTGGATTTGTGCAGTATCGAGAGATGCTGAGAAAGGGCTTTATTGGAGATTCATCAGTGGAATGTCAACAGTTGATCTGAATAAAGCAGATTCTAAAtgtgatgtgggtggcgctgtggtctaaaccacagagcctagggcttgccaatcagaaggtcggctgttcaaatccccacgatggggtgagctcctgttgcttggtcccagctcttgcaattcaaaagcacgtcaagtgcaagtagataaataggtactgctccagtgggaaggtaaacagtgtttctgtgtgctgctctggttcgccagaagcgtcttagtcatgctggccacatgacccggaagctgtctgtggtctgtggacaaacgccggctccctcagccagtaaagcgagatgagcaccacaaccccagagttgtctgcaactggacttaacggtcaggggtccttttacctttaaatgtCTTTGAATAACCATACACTGTTTACCCCCACACCCCTCCATTATTTTCAAATACAATTACATAGTGTGAAATGCACTTTTTGAAACTCACCTGTATTTCTTGTAGCATCCTTAGATTtctcttattttttaattttatatatttatattctatatttggattttttaaaaaaaaatcaaggcagCGTACAAAATGCAAGAAGAAAATTGGCATAAAAACTTGATGAAAAACATAAATAAGTCATCAGGTGTTTCTTTGTCTGCTTAGCTGACTGCTTAATTCTCTGCACACATCACAGGTACTGGaatctttatttttttgtaagccTTTCTTTATCCCTTGTTTGATTTTTCCAGCAATACACCTCTTTCCCCTCATCATAGTTCCTGTGCCTTGTGGCCCTCGAGAagatgttgcactacaactcctatcattcttctggggatgatggaaattggagtcccaacaacatctagagggccacagagtCCCCACGCCTGTTTTAGCTAAGCCATTGTGTTCTGTTATTTATAGGTGTTATAAagctggagggacgcgggtggcgctgtgggttaaaccactgagcctaggacttgccaatcagaaggtcggcggttcgaatcccccgcgatggggtgagctcccgtttttcagtcccagctcctgccaacctagcagttcgaaagcacgtcaaagtgcaagtagataaataggtatcgctctggcgggaaggtaaacggcgtttctgtgcgctgctctggtttgccagaagcggcttagtcccgctggccacatgacccggaagctgtacgccagctccctcggccagtaaagcaagatgagcgccacaaccccagagtcggtcacaactggacctaatggtcagaggtccctttacctttactataaagCTGCAAGAGCACACTCTGGTGGCAACATTTGGAATTGCTGGGCAGAGCACTTTCAtactacagtacagtcatacctctcaAACgcattggctcccgaacaaatcagctcccgaatgatcgaaacctgaaagtgagtgttcccattttcaaatgattttcagaagctgaatgtctggcGTTGCTtccgctcctgcagccaatcggaagccttgCCTTGATTTTTTAACTGttccgggagtcaaatggactcctggaatgcattctgttcaagagccaaggtacaactgtacatagaTTTTTAGAAGGTCTTGGAGAGGCTGGAATTTTCTGTTTATTTCACACATCATTGTGGGCAGTGAggaattgttgtttttcttttttttacccaTGTACCTGAGAAGTAGCATGTCTggattaattcttttaaaaggaaagtaGTTTTCCATACAACTCAAGTTTAttggggctcatccagacttgtaGTTGTCCAGTGCCTAGAATGCAGTTTTACCCTTGCCCTGCCATTTTCCTccagaaaacccgctctttagcaaTAAATTgcagcaaacatcaatccagagtAAACCTGAttggcatttgctctgattcagtggtaaagatctGGTTTCCCGGGGTGAAAGTGACTGGGCAAGGGCAAGTCTCGTTGGGCCCTTGTTATAatactgttttaattaagtttacTATTTTTAAAGGTGCAGCCCGATAACTTTTAATACTTAAAATTGTTCTCTTAAATTTTCTAGGAGTATATGCATGGATTGGAATCAACTTTGTCCTTGGAAGATTTGAGCATACCGATGATGGCAAGTGTCTTAATAGCACTCTATGTAGCCTACCAAAGGGAGAAATGGTGTTGATGGTCCGATGGCTGTTGCTAGTGGACAATATCCTGCAGCAGCTGTGAATGAAAGTTGATCAGCAGCTGTGCTTGGTGGATTCTGATCCATAATAAAGATATAGAGTCTAAAAATATGTGTGTCTTATTAGAGAACAGAAGGCATAAAACAATACCCTAAATATTTTCAGCTACAGAAGTTTTAAcaaggcattgtgtgtgtgtgtgtgtgtgtgtgtgtacacacatgcacCAGGAAGTCCCAAAAACATTAGCTTTTGAGAGGTATGGAGGAGACTTTGAATAAGTGCTTCAACCCCATACTGTATTATTTTCATTGCTATTTTCTGTATCTTTCCCAGCTCTGTGTTACCATttctgaaaataatatacaaggcATTCTAAATATGCCTACTTTAGAATGTCATTGCAGCGTTTCCTGTTTTACTCCAAACTTCTTTCCTAATACTGTTAAAATATAGCACATATTTTCTCCCACCACAAGCTAACTTTCCTATTACCTTCCAGGACTCTTGTCATTATGGCTGTGATGTGGGATTATTGGGGCACTATGATCAGAGAGCTTACCAAGAGTCCTCCTCAAGAGTGTTATACCAAGAATTGCATGTTTTTGTCAACTCTGCAGCCTAGCAAACTCTTGGCATTAGGCTGCCATTGCAGGATTGCCATTTCTACATTGTACCAAGCAATGGCAGTGCAAATGTTTGAAATTCAGATCCTCAGAAGGGTTTGCCCCCACATCTCAACATCCTTCCTGTCTTGTCTTTCAGAGGATGATGCTGTAGTGGAGGTGCATATTCCTGGCAGTGAAAACACGGAAGCCATTCTTCGAAAGAGGACTGTGGGTATACTTGACATGGGTGGTGTGTCAACTCAAATAGCATACGAAGTCCCTAAAACTGTAAGCTTTGCCTCTTCACAGCAGGTTATTATCTGTAcaacttttccttcttttccttttgtttttttcctgtgttttaaTCCATATAccattgattctttttcttttgcgtGTTATGAGTTCTGTGCTTCACTACGTGACATCTTCACCCCAAGACAAGAGGAAGTTGCATCTTGATGTCCATCAGCTAAGCAGTCTGCCTGTACATGATTCATTTCATCAGTCAGTTTAATACAAATGTCCTTGAATTATGCTACACAATTGTTAACTTTTCCTGGTGTTTAACCCCCATTTTGAATTGTGCCATTGAATTGTGACACTTCTGGTGGGAATATGCGGTGGTATATGGATTGTGGGTGTTACTTattttggtttgttggtttgtttttataaaGTTTTATTCAGACCTTTCCTAATACATTGCAATAAAAACCAactaatctaaacaaaaacataaacataaaaaagaaagaaaaaagaattcaaAGTCCTCTTTCACAGATAAATCTTAACttgtcacacacagagacaggTGAACCATcctagctctcacctgggagattCTCTTCCCTGCCTCATGCAGGTTCTTTTGTCAGTTATCAGTAACCTTCATCAGCATGTTACCCCCTCTTTAACCCTGAATAGAGAGCCACAAATAATACAAAAGACCAaagcaaagcagaaagaaaaaggaaagaaaacaaataagaatattaaagaaaagaataaagtggaaatgaaaaataaaaagtagatAAAAAGGACTTCCAACTATCCATCTGTCAGGTATATATACAATAGTTCTTCAAAACAGTCAAATGTTCAATCTAGAGTAGTATCCAGCTGTTCCTTCCTCTGCTAGGTGCTTTTTTCTAGTTTTCCATCTGGGACTCTTCTGTTCATTTCTTTCGCTGCAAGAAGTCCAAAGGAGGTTCTTCGATTATTATTATCTGTAAGAGTCAACAATAGTCCTCCTCCAGTCCAACATAACAACGTTCCCTCCAATTTTAAGAAACATTCAGTCCTTATTCCTTCCAGAATTTCTTCACTATGGTTATGTATTAACACAACAGTCTATAATTATTTAGTTCTTATATGGTCATTAATCCACTCCCAAATTCATATCTTCCAAACCCCTTTTCCTTGTAGCTATTGGTTgtcaatcctttttttttaatagaatttttctcctcttccattctttttccaaaAATGTTGCAGGAGACGTAGTAGCTTTTTCTTCCAGTTTCAATCAAAATTATACGCACAGTCCTTTCGTTCTCAACACTATCTCTTCTAGTTCAGGATATTTCTTGGTCTCTCCATCTATGCACACCAGCACCTCCTCCAACATCATAACTCCAGCATTTGGCTATTTACTCCTTCAGGCATCTGTGTGGATGTTCTCTGGATTTCATCCTCTATTGTCTCCAATTTTACCATTCCGTTCTCCTTTTCTGGCAGTTCTCCATCAGCATTTTCTCCAAGTATTCTATAACTTCTCCAGCTTCGGCTTTAcacaatacaatttttaaaaccattttactCACCTCCACTTTAATTTCTAACAGTTGCTTATGGAATAATTGCTGCATGACATTGACAGTTaatggtttaaaataaaaaattaaaaaaaaattccttccagtagcagcttagagaccaactaagtttgttattggtatgtgctttaaaatagtttaaaattCAGCATCCACGGTGCACTCTCAGAAATCCACACGGTTTTTGCCTATCTTAAGAGTCAAGCAGTGCATTCCTAACATTTCAGTCCCATAGGCAGCCATGTAGCTCCACTTTTCAAGCAACACATTAATCAGTGAGATGGAGGGTTGAAAATAGATCACAATAAAATGAAAACCTCTCAGAAATGGAGAACCTCCCAGCTGTAGATAACTTTATTTGATAAATTACTTAAACACGCTTCATCCTTTATTTGTTTTCAGCCTCTTAATGATGTGTCCTCTTAAGCCAACTGGCAGGTCATATTTCACGTGAACATTTTAACCAACAGACAGAGAATGCCTCTGTAGAAATAGTCTCTGTAGTAATTTCAAAAGTAATTCAGGAAAGGAGGTTTTGCTGGACTTTGCTCTAGAGACTAACCTCTAGGGCTATTAAGTGGTGTTTGCGCCAGGTTATGTTTCTTTTGCCCCCAATGCATGTTCCTCAAAGATTTCTCTGTCCCATGGAGGGAGTAATAATTCCAGGGCATTCAGAAGTTAATATATCTGCCCCTTGCCTTCAGTAATTTATACTTGATATGTGGTAAAGATGtcaaagggagggaaggaaaagaagaggcaAGAGTTAACGGGTGAATATAAGAACATGCACAGTTCCCCCATGGGTGGCTGCAATCAGTTTGGATCATAAATTGTGCAGATTTGGTCAACTAGCAGAGTTTTGGTTGTTGGTGCCACTTTCTTTAGCAAGGGGtacccaatgtggtgctctctaaATGTTAAtcaactgcaactcctatcagccccaaccagcatgcctGATTGCcagacatgatgggagttgtagtccaactgcaTCTGGAGGTCCCCCGTTTTGACACTTGGGTATTAAGCACAAAGAGTTCCTCTAGAGAAAGTTCTTGTGAAAATGTTTAGAGAGCTGCAGATTTGAAATAACTTCCCTATATTCAGAGTTAAGTGTTACACAACACAAAGCAGAGCTGTTCATGCCTCTTTAATCTCGTGTTTTGGGATCTGCAGGAGGAGGTGGCCAAGAACCTACTTGCAGAGTTTAATCTAGGGTGCGATGCTCACCAAACTGAACATGTGTACCGAGTTTATGTGGCAACTTTCCTCGGCTTTGGTGGAAATGCTGCCCGGCAGAGATATGCAGACAGCATATTTACCACCACAGTATTTAGAAACAGGTAATATTCTATAATTAACTTGATTTCCAGATCCAAATGATTTCCCTCCTATACATGTCAACATTTAAATCTTCCCCAGTGAGATGGGCACATCTTCAGATGGTTGCAATAATCATGtaggtaagagctatttgacagtgggacagacgttctcagaaggtggtggactcttcttcattagAGATTGCTAAGCAGAaggtggatgctttagttgagattcctgaattgcagggggttggactagatgaccatgaaggtcccttccaattctacaatactatgattctataagcTCCTTCCCAGCACCCTCTCCCTGTAGGGCTTTGGCTCAACTGGAACTCCAGTCAGGCtggttctgcccccacccctttcctcacACCTCAGTTCCAAGGAACTTGGAAGCCTCACTCTTAACTGCTATGTGTCTCCACAGCCCTTCCTTATTTGACTTATCTCCCAGCCATCATTATGATTAATATTGCCCTTTACTCAGtttgtatatactgcccttcacagggcggttcacaaaatgagaacacaaaatacataacaaacaaaaacaaaccaataacccctctcccacaaacagatttaaaaggctgtataatgtttactcagccaaaggcctggttatagagaaatgctTTTGCCTAGTGCTTAAATATgccatgaaggtgccaggtgagtctccctggagagagcagtccagaagcggggagccacca
This genomic window from Podarcis raffonei isolate rPodRaf1 chromosome 15, rPodRaf1.pri, whole genome shotgun sequence contains:
- the ENTPD4 gene encoding ectonucleoside triphosphate diphosphohydrolase 4 isoform X1, whose translation is MERTHSGIAYKLEKISVSCLFPASWHFSISPVGCPRILNTTLRQIIVIGLLAAAFFLLYYSVVKYGYRDKKLHRYLARVTDTEATDTNNPKLNYGIMVDCGSSGSRIFVYWWPRHNGNPHDLLDIKQMRDKNSKPVVMKIKPGISEFATSPEKVSDYIFPLLSFAAAHVPRAKHKETPLYILCTAGMRILPESQQKAILEDLLTDIPVHFDFLFSDSHAEVISGKQEGVYAWIGINFVLGRFEHTDDEDDAVVEVHIPGSENTEAILRKRTVGILDMGGVSTQIAYEVPKTVSFASSQQEEVAKNLLAEFNLGCDAHQTEHVYRVYVATFLGFGGNAARQRYADSIFTTTVFRNRLLGKQIGMTSDTPYLDPCLPLDAEDEIQQNGQKMHLRGTGDFHLCRDVIQPFMNKTNETQTSLNGIYQPPVHFENSEFYGFSEFYYCTEDVLRMGGEYIAAKFIKAAKDYCATKWSVLRERLDRGLYASHADLHRLKYQCFKSAWMYEVFHNGFSFPVNYGNLKTALQVYDKEVQWTLGAILYRTRFLPLRDIQQENFRGNHSHWRSFSFVYNHYLFFACFFVVLLSILLYLLRLRRIHRRMLHSGPSPSLWIEEGLPPQKIPGAL